The sequence below is a genomic window from Ovis canadensis isolate MfBH-ARS-UI-01 breed Bighorn chromosome 1, ARS-UI_OviCan_v2, whole genome shotgun sequence.
TAATGTTGGTATTGGAAATTCAGATGTTTATTTGAAAGCTATTTTAATGTGAAAACTCTTTCTTACAGTCAGAACAGAAGTGGAAGCAGCTTGCTGAGCTCGCCGTTAGTAAGTGCCAGTTTGGCCTGGCCCAGGAGTGCCTGCATCATGCACAGGACTATGGGGGTCTGCTGCTTCTGGCCACTGCCTCTGGTAACGCTAGTATGGTGAGCAAGCTAgcagagggagcagagagagacGGCAAGAATAATGTGGCTTTCATGAGCTACTTTTTACAGGGCAAGTAAGTATGAACCCAAGGTCTAAAGGTGGGCAGAGTAATGAGAAGCACTGTCTGCACTGACTTTTGAGGGTGGTCTTTTGAGAAGAATGTGAGagaagaatgtgaagaggaaaccCTGGAGAGTGCACTGATGCCTGGCTAGGGGCTATTGCTGGTAGGAGCAGGCAGGGGGACAGGGCTGCTTCAGCAAAGGATGCTTTTACCACAGTTGGTCTAAATGTTTGAGCAGAGTTGAGCTACAGGGAAGGTCAACTGGGAGAAATGTTAAACCCCTTTCTCAATAGCCCTGCCACTTCCTGGCTAAGGTATTTTATTTAATGACAGCAAGAGGCTGTCATTTGGTACCTGAATGTTGCAGGTGATTTTGCCCAAATTGAATGATCTGTTTACAACAAAAATTAAGGGGGATCAGGATGCCAGTTACTAGTTACTAACTGGTAACTAGATTTGCATTTAAAGCATTAAAATgtcatatattttcaaaagtgtAGCAGTTAGTACATATCAGATCTTTTCATTAGTTGACCATTATGGAATAAAATGCAGAAGTGTTCATTAATTTTGCCTTACAGACTTTCTGAACCTCACAGTTAATCATAAAAACTTtgaatgtatatgtattttataacatatgtatgcatacatttaTATACCTGTGAGAAaaggtctgggcttccctggtggctcagtagtaaagaatctgcttgccaatgctggagacatgggttagatccccgggttgggaagatcccctggagaaggaaatggcaacccactccagtatttttgcctggtaaatcccacggccagaggaacctgatgggcttcagcccatggggttgcaaaagagttggacacgactgagcaacttacaagAATAGGTCCACTATTTGCTTTTTGGCTGCGCCGGTCTGTCGCTGAGCaggggctttctccagctgcagtaAGCAAGGGCCTCTATAGGTGTGGGGCACTAgcttctcactgtgatggcttctctcACTGGGGAGCAGGGACTCTAGAGCATGGGGGCttccatagttgtggcacatgggctcagctgccctgcAACGTctcccccctgcattggcaggcagattcttaaccattggaccaccagggaagtctggtctATTTCTTATCAATCATTCAAAAACCCAGAAAATTCTGAAGCGAGTATTTGGTGGCATAATCAGACCTAAACTCTTAAGTTATTAGTTGTTCTTATGTTTTTATGCCACTTGGtgtgtttttattgtatttagtAGTCACATGTTTTTTGCAGAATATTAACATTTGTGACTTTGGTGCTGAGGATGTTATGCAATGTATGGCATATTACTTTGTAAAATCGAagtattacctttttaaaatcaaaaaaattcttaattctAAAACACATTATCCACTTTATCGAACTTACACAGGAAAAAACGGAAATAAAATGGACATTTGGATATTTTCCTACTGGGCACCACTGCATTGTCCAGCACTGTTCATCTTAGAGATGCTGCCCTCAATAATATACTTGTGAAACAGAGTTTCTCCTTTGTGTCTCCTGAAGCCCTTAAATGTGTTCGTATCAGCTACCTTGTCTTAAAAAGCCCCTTTAGAGTCTGCCTAGGACAGTTAAGGAGATTGAAAATGGTCACAAAAGCTGTCTTATTTCTCACACTGCTGGAGTCTATTTTGTAGCTCACTGGTGATAAGTTAATGGCTCAGTGACAGAAAAGAGGTATACATGTGGGAGCTGGAGAGGGAATGCTGACTTTGCAGCACTAAATTCACATTTCTCTAATGTGCTAAGTGCCATCATTACAGCGTTTATTCGTGGTAACAGTGCCTGTCTTTAATCTGTAGGCTTGATGCTTGCCTGGAGCTTTTGATTAGAACTGGACGACTGCCAGAAGCTGCCTTCCTGGCACGGACTTACCTACCCAGTCAGGTTTCAAGGTACAGACTTTTCATTTTGGGAGgaaatatttcagataaaaaCAGAGTCCTTACCAATCTCCCTCTGGTTCCATATCTGTAACAGGGTGGTGAAACTCTGGAGAGAAAACCTCTCAAAAGTCAATCAGAAAGCAGCAGAATCTCTTGCTGATCCAACAGAATATGAAAACCTTTTCCCTGGATTAAAGGAAGCCTTTGTTGTAGAAGAATGGGTGAAGGAAACGCATGCCGACCTCTGGCCAGCCAAACAATACCCTCTTGTCACGGTGAGTGCCTGGGGCGCCTAATTTTGTGTAACTACAAGTAGAAGGGCATTCACAACTTAAGGTTTTAAActgtaccatcacttcatgggaaatagatggggaaacagtggaaacagtgtcagactttttatttttttaggctctaaaatcactgcagatggtgactgcagccatgaaattaaaagacccttactccttggaataaaagttatgaccaacctagacagcatattcaaaagcagagacattactttactgactaaggtccgtctagtcaaggctatggtttttcctgtggtcatgtatggatgtgagagttagactgtgaagaaggctgagcaccaaagaattgatgcttttgaactgtggtgttggagaagactcttgagagtcccttggactgcaaggagatccaaccagtccattctgaaggagatcaacactgggattcctaaactccagtactttggccacctcattagaagagttgactcattggaaaagactctgacactgggaggaattgggggcaggaggaggaggggatgacagaggatgagatggctagatggacatgagtttgagtgaactccaggtgttggtgatggacagggaggcctggcttgctgtgattcatggggttgcaaagagtcggacacgactgagtgactgaactgaacatacgtTTTGGTTTAATTGAGAGCTAGTATTTGGGATTTGGGCTAAGTTCACAGATGAATTATACTTTCAGAATATTTCATTTCATCATTGCTTCATTCCCTGATAgccaaatgaagaaagaaatgttatGGAAGAGGCAAAAGGCTTTCAGCCCTCAAGATCTGCAGCTCAGCAGGTCAGTAGACTACTACACAAGATAGTCTGGTTGAGATTTGTTGATTTTAAGTACCATCTCCCACTTCCTAATCCCGATTAGTTTTCCCTTTGGGAAAAACTTCAAATTCCTGAACAAATTCCTTTGTTTTGTGGATTTTCAGGAACTTGACGGGAAAGCTGCTTCTCCTACTCCTGTTATCGTGACCTCCCAGCCAgccaacaaagaagaaaaggtatTGATATACCCAGCTTCCCGGTGGATGCCAGCCTCACCCTCTCGCCACGTGAACGTGTGCTAGCTGTGCAGGCCTGTGTTTTAAGTGATGTAATCAGTTTCAGAGCAGGAGCtttgaaatggaaagatacactTTTCTGACTGTTGGTTTAGTTCTCTTTGGATCATGAATCACAGGTAACTTTTCTTTAACACAGTACTATAGAACTCACCCTCTTCCTTTTGTTTGCAGAGTTTACTTGAGCTGGAAGTAGATTTGGATAATTTGGAATTAGACGATATTGACACAACAGATATCAACCTGGATGAAGATATTTTGGACGACTAAATAATGTTTCCTGTTTACTCAGCTAAACAGATCATTATTATGGACAGGTATTGATCGTCACCCTGACCACCATGCTTTGGACTCTGAGAAACTCcttacattttttatatatagaCGTCGTTGCCCACTAGGAGCACAATCCCCTCATCTTCGGAGGAGTTTATGTGCAGCATCTAAATCACTGTTCCCTTATTAACTAAAACAGCTGtgggctttgatttttttcatactgTCATTGGACCATATCTCATAAAATCCTTTGAATTAATGAAGATACTTCAGAGTTTCCTttctgcaaaatgaaaacaggattcGAGTTTGGCTGAGCCAAAACTACACCTTTTCTAGGTATCAGCCCATGTTCTCTTCTCTTTGAATAACTATTTTCAAATAGCATCactcttatttttcttagaattGAGTATCTGTGCTATAATTTTCTAAACTTTCCCTTGACCTCACTGCATTATTCTCCTCATTCTATGTAGCTTTCTTATGCCTTCCTCTGACTTTGTCTGGTAGTACCTATTTCTAGAGTCAGCTCCCCTGACCTCATTAAGCTGGGCTGTTTAAATTACCAACTGACCCATTTGGTAACACAGAGACatagtacttttttttctttctttttatgctgTACTCATCTGACATGATTAGAGAAATTCATAACCAGGCATTTAAATATACTTCTTGGTTATCCTCTCATAGCCTCGGAAAGTGAGTAAAcagttttttctttgtatttctgataGAGGCACTATTTGGAGTCTAAAAAACAATTTTGTAAGGAACTCTCAGTCTTGACATTTTTTTCAGTATCAATAGAAAACCAGCTAGAATTTAGtaaaatgaagtttattttaaaaatatttttaggaagcTGCAGAACTACTAATGAATGCTTCTTGGTAAGCTTGCAGTGTTAATTCTATATATGCTCCCTTCTGTGCTTCTGTTTTTGCAAagacctgtttaaaaaaaaaaaagttttaaaatagagaatataCTATTGATAAAGTTCCTAGTGAAGTCCCAGTTTAAAAAACCCTCCACATGTCACAATATTTTTCTGATTACCAAACAATAAGCATACTACATGGACAGAAAAACAGTATCACAGTTAAAGCAACCTAATTCCAAACACCAGAAGTTTCCAAACGTGActgtcatttttcagaaaaaaattaagaaaacctgACACTGCTGGATCAAAATGAGAAGCATTAGGTTCAAGAGAAATCCAGAGGATGGAAGTTAGCAGTATGGTTTTTCACTTTAAAGAATGGGCTTTTCCTACTCTACCTATAATGTCACCACTGGTTGTTTTTATCCTCAGTAAGCTTTCTAACTGCTTTGCAGTAGCATAAAGTAATATGGGGACAGAGGCCAGATCCACAAATACATGTCTATTCTGAGcattagaaaagatgaaaatcgTACGATGGTTTCCCCACATTCTGAAAAAAATTTCGACATTTACAGAGAAATCTGTGTAAGCCCATAGTTTTTGAGAGCTATACAGTTCCAAAATGAGAACGCACTATCCTCCCCACTTCTGGACAGGAATGTGACCAAACTGGCCGACATGTGCTCCAAAGAGCACAGGACCTGCCACCCACTATCTGAACTTCGTGGACTCCAGTGGCAGCTGTTTCTATTGTCCAGGCTGAAGAAGTAGGGGCTCTAATCACTCTGGTTTAAGACCACgaatctgtgtgtgttagtcactcaggtgtgtgctactctttgcaacccccacgGGGTGTAGCcctctagtctcctctgtccatgggattctccaagtaagaatactggagcaggttaccattcccttctccagggtatcttcctgacccagagagtgAACCCTATGATTTCTTCACTCAATCACTACATGataatgaatgtgaaagaagTCCCTTTACCTTAATTAACTGTAATCCCTCAGCAGCCTGCTCTTTGGCCTCTTGAGCTGACTGGCCATCAGGATGGAGGATGTGATAGAGCTGGACCAAGctggtggcatcatcaactctgGAGGAAAAGGGTTTACTGTTAGAAAGggtttgttgttttcattttctttttacatatttaactttagtttatagttttcttctttggCTTCACAATCCTATAAAAGTATATGCTGAACTTTATAAATTACATTTCAAACTTCCTTTGGGccagaaaaacaacttttttaCAGCCTTCAGTTTCATATTTCCAAAGCATTTTCAGGAATACTGGCTAGTTTAGGTTTCACAGGGCAAGAGTCAATACAGGTGGGTACCCAGTTTATGAAAGTGAATATATTCAAAATGTGGCTGTATTCTTTCTGAAAGTGGAGCATCATTTCTCATAGAAACAGTGTTCTAACAGTGGATGATTTCCAGGCTGGCCCACATCACCAGCAGATAGTAATACAACTCAGAGGGTGGGTCTGTACCCTCATCCCACATAAGCCAGAGGCTGGTGGGCATGGGGATGCTCAGTCCACTTGCCTTCAGGTGCACTAGCAGTGACATCTGCTGAGAAATTTTCATTGAGACTCTGAATTAGTGGATAAATGCCTCTGAGAGGCATCTAGAAGTCCAAGGAAAGACTCCCAAGTCACCTGTCAATTCATAGGATCCCATTAGTTAAAAACCAGCATCCTAGGGAAGCAAATGTGAAATTATGCACTCTAGACAGAAGAGAATTCAGGTTCTCCCTCAGCAATCTGTCTCATGTCTTGTTCACACAGCTACCCATAATGAAGCCAGAACAAGAGCTCAGTTCTTACAGTTTGTACTtaaccttttgagaaacctatagacAATTTTTATCAACATTGAAAGTTAGCCTTCCCCAAACTAAATAACCTTTATCCTCTCACACAGTCAACACCTTCCATTTGTCACCTCAAAGCCCTTCTAGAGTGGAGTGGGAGTGGGGTAAAGAATTTCTTAAGCCATGGTAACCTTAGAGAAATGTTCTGGGCTCATCCCAAAGCCTGTCACCCTAAAGGTCATCTCTTGGTAAAACTGAGAAAACCAGAGCTGAGAAACCAAACTTTGCagaggaaaaatatttgtttaatgttcATTATCAATCTGTTGTGTTTGTTGTACTCTAATAGTTCAACAAACATGGCAACAAAAGATAACAGTCATTCTCTTAAGAGCTAAGCATGTGAGTCCATAAAGAGCTTAACTGGGTTTCTATATCTTGGTCACAGCAGGGCTTCTTTACGTTCATGCTACTGTATAATACCTGTTTCACGGAACGATTTAGCTTCACACCCAGCctgtatttgaaattaaaagcagGTAAATCCGCatgtaaaaaagattttaaagcacCTCAATTCAAGACCAACAGCGGAACTTGAGTGTGAAATAAATCTGTGCAGAATCCTGGCATGGGCTCCATTTGCCAAGGATATGCACCCTCTGCTGTTTAACCTGGGATTTGCAGCAAACTGTCCTGCTGAGAATTCTCACAGGAAGTTTAAATTTACGCAGAGCAGGAAAGGTTAAGTACTAAAAATTCCCTCCCATTATGCAAATGAATTGCTTCAGAGGTAAAGCTTACATGTGATAAGCATTACTATAATAACTTATGAGTACACCTTAATAAATAACTTTCAGTGAAATACATTCTGTGTTGCTCTAATTTCTtgcaaaaaatgttaaataatttcagaacatttacaGCTGAGCAGCTTTAAATTCATTCACGGCTGATGCACCTAAAGGCAAGTCATTTTTGAACATGCTCATCATCACCAGCAGCCTCCTACTTACGTGGGATGAAGGCATATTTCTGCCCTCTGAATTGGATTACACGATTATACCACACATGCTGGTGAAGAGGGCTGGCCTGGAAATCATTTCCCATTATCAATGTTTCTACAAGAAATGATGCTATTTCCATGTGGACTTTCTTAAGACAATATGGAACTTTCTAgttccaaagcctttgtgtgaatgGGTCAGATTACATGGAGGATAGATAGACTGAGTTAAAACTCCTTACATTCAAGCTGACAGTAATCACTAACCCTTCCTGTGACCTTCTTACTACAGCCatgcttgtttcttttccttgccaTTTTGATCTTTAACTTAACCAATGGAAAGATACTCAAAAGACAATTTTCTCTTCAGTGTCACCACAAATCGTAAAGTATTATCTCAGCTAGAAGGCAGGGCACACAGCAGTTGTGTACTAAAATACAATAGACATTCTTTGTTTTATTCAACTTTGAAAAAAACCTGTAACCTTTTTAACACCTTAAAAATCTTGCAAAAACAAGGAGGATCAAAAGCAGGAGTATTTTCATAAATGATGACTTTTACTGAAAAGCACCCAGCAGACCTtatgtctatttctttgcatttcctgTCTAATCCCCTTGTTCACTGGCAAGTTCACTGGTACCTAGAAGCATGAGCAAGGCTAGGGATAAGTCAACATCCAGGGTACACAACACAGGTCCAGAGTCATTTACTTTTTCAAAGAATCTAGCCATGTTTACATGACACAGAAGCGAAGACTGAGAAAACTGGGTTATACTGGAAAAACAAATCCATAAATAAACTGAACTAAGTGAAAGCTATCACTGGgcgtgcacgtgtgctcagtcgcttcagttgtgtcaactctgagaccccatggaccgcagcccgccaagctctatCCATGgtactctccagacaagaatactggagtgagttgccatgccctcctctaggggattttcccactcCTGGAATTGAACTcatcatgtctcctgtgtctcctacattttagacagattctttaccactgagctacaagggaagcccttatcacTGGGCAGTACACTGTTATCACTGGAAAAATAACATAGATTAAATACAGGTTTGCcaacaacaaaggtccgtctagtcaaggctatggtttttccagtggtcatgcatggatgtgagagttggactataaagaaagctgagcactgaagaattgatgcttctgaactgtggtgttggagaagactcttgagagtcccttggactgcaaggagatccaaccagtccatcctaaaggagatcagtcctgggtgttcactggaaggactgatgttgaagctgaaactccaatactttggccacctgatgcgaagagctgactcattggaaaagaccctgatgctgggaaagattgaaggcaggaggagaaggagatgacagaggatgagatggttggatggcatcacctactggacggacgtgggtttgggtggactccaggagttggtgatggacagggaggcctggcatcctgcagttcatggggtcgcaaagagtgggacgcgactgaataactgaactgaagtacaggTTTACTGTAATGATAATGAGAATTTCTTTACTTACTAAGATCATACTTACAAATCTCTCTGAATCTGGTCAATCAATAAACCAtcaatctttttcttatttacaaaatacCAAGCCATTCCACCGAAGTGTCTTGTTGAACGCAACAGGTCATACTTTCCATATTTATCTATATCTTCATAGGTCTGATGATGAATCTATCCATACAAAATGCAATttttcagaaatacaaaaataaaagtgagCCAACATTACTGGATATACATCCACTAGCGTGCGAGGTGTCCAAGAAAGTATTAGTAAACCAGGTCTCCTGATCCTGCATCCACTATCAATCATTAACTAGCAGGTATGATTAAGGACAGCTCACCACTGCAGAAGTGTGTGGAACCTGGAACAAGTCTGCCAGACATTTATAGCCAGATCAACTACTCTTCAGCAGCCATGCACTATATATGAAGCACCTATTATATATATGGACCACTGGAAATAATGGACTTCCACTTTCCCCTATCCAATCAACTATCCCATTCCATCTTACTAATTAATATTCCTTCAGTTCTTCCGGACTGATTTAAATGAGGACTCTGATGAGGGCATTCCTATATTAAAAAGGCTGCTGACTGAAGTCCAGACTCGTCAGCCTAGCGTCAGGTCACCTGTGATAGGGCCCCATCTACCTTTCTAGCTTAATCTTGAACCACTTCCCTAGGTATTCACCGCATGTACAAGCAAAACAGATGACTGGCCATTTCTCAAGTCTACTTTTGTGTCCTGCCTACTGTTCGTACTTTCCTCTCTACCTGAAATACTTCTCCATCCGCTTGCCACAATGTTCCCTATCCTCCTAGAGCcctcctaggccttccctgagAGCATGTTGCAGCATTCTCTTAGCACCTAACATCTTAGACCTGGTGATTATACTTCCCCACGATCTCTCCTGGACTGCAAGCTTCGACAAGGCTCCCTATCCTAGTTCATGTCGTCATCACCTGTACCTCCACAGTAACACCTTACACACAGAAGGTACTATATGATTATTAAATTGCAACATAAGACACATGCACTGCATTTTGGCAAACTTTAGTAAACAACTTTCCTGTACAGTAAACTGAAGAAAAATCTTCTGCCATCAGGTTTGGGTACTATATCACTTAGCTGTGCAACTTTCAACGAGTTACTTAACTCTCTAAGCTTAAGTTCTCTCATCCTTAAGGGTTGTTGAAAGGATGAAAATATCTATTTGGTGTACATCCAGCACTGGACAGGTGTTCAGGaatttcccttttcctccccCGTATTGAAGCTTATAACCTAACTCATTGTGTTGGACTAAAAAATCTTATAACCATACTTAAACCCATACTTTAGAAACTATATACTCACTTTGATATAGTCAGCAGAATCTGGCTCAAACTGGGCAATGCAGAGATTGAGGACATCAACATGCCGGTCCTGACTGTACATGGTCTAAACCCACATAGCAGAGTTGGAATtagatgagaagaaaagaaagtgccGGACACCTGTCCAGACACCATGACAGCCCTGCCCATCCACACACAGGCCACATCTGTGCCCAGCATGAGGGAGGCAGAAACCACACACAAACCACATGTCacacctggattcaaatcccagctaaCCCAATTACAAGACAAATGACCCTACCTATCATTAGAAATGCCTGTGTTTATCAAAGCAAAATACCCAGCAGCACCAGAGTCAACTGGTTCAACAAAGAAATCATCACCACTGCCTCTATGACCCCAAAGTCATCTTACCTGAAGATTTTCTTCCCTGAAAATTACTGGTGTTAAAACTCTACGGCCTTCTTTTGGGAAATAAATTTGAATCATGCGGTCCCGTTCTTCCCAAGAGGCTTTGCGCAGTGTGCCACTTGGTTCTCTGACAACAATAAAACGCTCCTGAAATAGAAAACACAAGGATGAGTTTGTGAGGGCTGATTTTTAGTTCCAGTGTCCCACTATGCATCATTACAAGAATAATTTGCAATCAACAACATAAAATGCAATGGGCAAACAAAATGCAATCGTGTGTATGATTTCAATAGTAATTTTAAACCTCAGATTTGGCGAGATTTGATAATCATTGCA
It includes:
- the MRPS22 gene encoding small ribosomal subunit protein mS22 → MATLRVSLSLWNLHAGSRGAGRVCFRARSRPRPGDLFQPLPGVCGAGTPCRGLCSEPESGSPKTKKPTFMDEEVQSILIKMTGLDLLKIFKPAIQETKPPTYKLMTQAQLEEATRQAIEAAKVRLKMPPVLEERTPINDVLAEDKILEGTETAKYVFTDISYSIPHRERFIVVREPSGTLRKASWEERDRMIQIYFPKEGRRVLTPVIFREENLQTMYSQDRHVDVLNLCIAQFEPDSADYIKIHHQTYEDIDKYGKYDLLRSTRHFGGMAWYFVNKKKIDGLLIDQIQRDLVDDATSLVQLYHILHPDGQSAQEAKEQAAEGLQLIKVFAKTEAQKGAYIELTLQAYQEAFISSSAAS